A stretch of the Thermodesulfobacteriota bacterium genome encodes the following:
- a CDS encoding efflux transporter outer membrane subunit, with amino-acid sequence MKGMKTVLSFSLGGLLLLGGCSLAPEYARPDAPVPASWPAGPAYDNAPVSAAAPAAEELPWREFFTDERLRKVIGMALENNRDLRTAALNVERARALYGIQRSELYPTVDASAAGSKRRVPADLSSGGEVSRPEEYSVGVGIGSWELDFFGRIRSLKDAALEEYLATEQARRGAQLLLVSGVANAYLALAADRETLRLARSTMETQQASFDLIRKRYEVGLSPELDLRQAQSRVDAARADAAFFVQRAAQDENALNLLVGSPVPAELLPADLEAVSPPKEIFAGLPSDVLLRRPDILAAESRLKGADANIGAARAALFPRISLTTSFGTSSAELSRLFDSGQSTWSFAPRIVTPIFDARSWYALRAVKVEREIAVAQYEKAIQSAFREVADALAAKGTIEEQLAAQRSLTDAVADTYRLSNLRYEKGIDSFLGVLDAQRSLYAAQQGLIAVRLARYANQVNLYSVLGGGSDR; translated from the coding sequence ATGAAGGGGATGAAGACCGTCCTCAGCTTCTCTCTGGGAGGGCTCCTTCTCCTCGGCGGCTGCTCCCTGGCCCCGGAATACGCGCGTCCGGACGCGCCGGTTCCCGCCTCCTGGCCGGCCGGCCCCGCGTACGACAACGCGCCGGTCTCCGCCGCCGCGCCGGCCGCGGAGGAATTGCCGTGGCGGGAGTTCTTCACCGACGAGCGGCTCCGGAAAGTCATCGGGATGGCGCTGGAAAACAACCGAGACCTGCGGACCGCGGCGCTGAACGTGGAGCGGGCGCGCGCCCTGTACGGGATCCAGCGGTCCGAGCTGTACCCGACGGTGGATGCGTCTGCCGCCGGATCGAAACGGCGCGTGCCCGCCGACCTGTCGAGCGGGGGGGAGGTGTCGCGGCCCGAAGAGTACAGCGTCGGCGTGGGGATCGGCTCCTGGGAGCTCGATTTCTTCGGCCGCATCCGCAGCCTGAAGGACGCGGCGCTCGAGGAGTACCTCGCCACGGAGCAGGCGCGGCGCGGAGCGCAGCTCCTGCTGGTGTCGGGCGTCGCCAACGCGTACCTGGCGCTGGCGGCGGACCGGGAGACGCTCCGGCTCGCCCGGTCCACCATGGAGACGCAGCAGGCTTCCTTCGACCTGATCCGGAAGCGGTACGAGGTCGGGCTTTCGCCCGAGCTGGACCTGCGCCAGGCGCAGAGCCGGGTGGACGCCGCACGTGCGGACGCCGCCTTTTTCGTCCAGCGGGCGGCCCAGGACGAGAATGCCCTGAACCTGCTGGTCGGATCGCCGGTGCCGGCGGAGCTGCTGCCGGCCGACCTGGAGGCCGTGTCCCCACCGAAAGAGATATTCGCCGGGCTGCCGTCCGACGTGCTGCTGCGCCGCCCGGACATCCTGGCGGCCGAGAGCCGGCTGAAGGGCGCCGACGCGAACATCGGCGCCGCCCGCGCGGCCCTCTTCCCCCGGATCTCCCTCACCACCTCGTTCGGGACCTCGAGCGCGGAGCTGTCGCGGCTCTTCGATTCCGGCCAGTCGACCTGGAGCTTCGCGCCGCGGATCGTCACGCCGATCTTCGATGCCCGTTCCTGGTACGCCCTGCGGGCGGTCAAGGTGGAGCGGGAGATCGCAGTGGCCCAGTACGAAAAGGCGATCCAGTCCGCCTTCCGGGAAGTGGCGGACGCCCTCGCGGCGAAGGGGACGATCGAGGAGCAGCTTGCCGCGCAGCGGTCGCTGACCGACGCCGTGGCGGATACCTACCGCCTCTCCAATCTGCGTTACGAAAAGGGGATCGACAGCTTCCTGGGCGTCCTCGACGCTCAGCGATCCCTGTACGCGGCGCAGCAGGGGCTGATCGCCGTCCGCCTGGCGCGCTACGCCAACCAGGTGAACCTCTACTCCGTGCTGGGGGGAGGCTCGGACAGGTAA